One segment of Xanthomonas oryzae pv. oryzae DNA contains the following:
- a CDS encoding IS5-like element ISXo1 family transposase — translation MQLTFGDAEGLGKRKQTRREIFLAEMERIVPWKRLLALIEPHYPVSGRPGRQPYALATMLRIHLLQQWYALSDPAMEEALHEIPTLRRFAQLGGLDNVPDETTILNFRRLLETHGIAARMLEAVNAHLSRKGQSLRSGTIVDATLIAAPSSTKNADRARDPEMHQTKKGNQWYFGMKAHIGVDEFSGLVHHVQCTAANVADVTVTHALLHGKEDSVFGDSGYTGAEKRDELQSCEAAFFIAAKRSTIQAIGNKRARAWAERWEHFKASVRAKVEHPFRVIKRQFGYTKVRYRGLAKNTAQVQTLFALSNLWMVRRHLLPARG, via the coding sequence ATGCAACTGACGTTCGGTGACGCCGAGGGCCTGGGCAAGCGCAAGCAGACCCGGCGCGAGATCTTCCTTGCGGAGATGGAGCGCATCGTGCCGTGGAAGCGACTGCTTGCCCTGATCGAGCCGCACTATCCGGTGTCAGGACGACCGGGTCGGCAGCCGTACGCGCTGGCGACGATGTTGCGGATTCATCTGTTGCAGCAGTGGTATGCGTTGAGCGATCCGGCGATGGAAGAGGCATTGCACGAGATCCCGACCCTGCGGCGTTTTGCCCAGCTCGGCGGCTTGGATAACGTTCCAGACGAGACCACGATTCTCAACTTTCGCCGTTTGCTGGAAACCCACGGCATTGCCGCTCGGATGCTGGAAGCGGTCAACGCCCATTTGTCGCGCAAGGGGCAGAGCCTGCGGTCGGGCACGATCGTCGATGCGACGCTGATCGCTGCGCCCAGTTCGACCAAGAATGCCGATCGTGCGCGCGACCCTGAGATGCATCAGACCAAGAAGGGCAACCAGTGGTATTTCGGGATGAAGGCGCACATTGGGGTGGATGAATTTTCCGGGCTGGTACACCACGTGCAGTGCACCGCAGCCAACGTGGCCGATGTCACGGTGACGCACGCATTGCTGCACGGCAAGGAAGACAGCGTGTTCGGCGACAGCGGCTACACCGGTGCGGAAAAACGCGACGAGTTGCAGAGCTGCGAGGCTGCATTTTTCATTGCCGCCAAGCGCTCCACGATTCAAGCCATTGGCAACAAGCGCGCGCGTGCTTGGGCAGAACGTTGGGAACACTTCAAGGCAAGCGTGCGCGCGAAGGTGGAGCACCCATTCCGGGTGATCAAGCGGCAGTTCGGCTACACCAAGGTGCGCTATCGCGGCCTGGCCAAGAACACCGCACAGGTGCAGACGTTATTTGCGCTGTCGAATCTGTGGATGGTGCGCCGGCACTTGCTGCCGGCCAGGGGATAA
- a CDS encoding IS4 family transposase produces MRASEVLQKCLSNSLSGMHALRQRALLRAVEALVHGGRLTLIDIARAWPGARRVRAPLKACDRLLCNRALQVERSAIERDMAHWLLRGDQPVIVIDWSDLKPDKSWCLLRAAVPVGGRTLTLLDMVVSGKQQGSPGAEKRFLQQLRALIPDDVRPILVTDAGFRTPWFRAVSAMGWDWVGRLRGRTQVKPQDVPDDAVQWIDSRRLHALASNRARELPPMQANRSDPLDCRLVLYAKTRQGRQQRNRRSPAKVSRASSSLKAAAREREPWLIVASPQLHAPSAKQLVNLYARRMQIELAFRDLKSHRYGQAMEDSLTRRGERLQILLLLNTLATFASWLAGLGCEATGIAQWLSPRSSTRKLYSTLRVGREALVRCWPMEPVSRWLGNL; encoded by the coding sequence ATGCGCGCCAGCGAAGTATTGCAGAAGTGCCTGTCTAACTCACTCTCCGGGATGCATGCATTACGCCAACGCGCCTTGCTACGCGCGGTTGAAGCGCTGGTGCACGGAGGCCGGCTGACGCTGATCGACATCGCACGCGCGTGGCCCGGCGCGAGGCGGGTACGTGCGCCCCTCAAGGCATGCGACCGCCTGCTGTGCAATCGCGCGTTGCAGGTCGAGCGATCAGCCATCGAGCGGGACATGGCGCATTGGCTACTGCGCGGCGACCAGCCGGTGATCGTCATCGACTGGAGCGATTTGAAGCCGGACAAGTCGTGGTGTCTGCTGCGCGCAGCCGTGCCGGTCGGTGGACGCACGCTCACCTTGCTGGATATGGTGGTTTCCGGGAAACAGCAGGGATCGCCAGGCGCGGAGAAACGCTTTTTGCAGCAGCTCAGGGCACTGATTCCAGACGATGTGCGTCCGATCCTGGTCACGGATGCCGGATTCCGCACGCCATGGTTTCGCGCGGTGTCGGCGATGGGCTGGGATTGGGTCGGACGTCTGCGCGGACGTACGCAGGTCAAACCGCAAGACGTGCCCGATGATGCAGTGCAATGGATCGATAGCCGTCGCCTGCATGCGCTGGCGTCCAACCGTGCGCGCGAATTGCCGCCGATGCAGGCCAATCGCAGCGATCCGCTCGATTGCCGTCTGGTGCTCTATGCCAAGACACGCCAGGGACGTCAGCAACGCAACCGGCGCTCACCCGCCAAGGTCTCGCGTGCATCATCCAGTTTGAAAGCCGCAGCGCGTGAGCGCGAGCCGTGGTTGATCGTTGCCTCCCCACAGCTACACGCACCCAGCGCAAAGCAATTGGTCAACCTGTACGCACGACGGATGCAGATCGAGCTGGCATTTCGTGATCTGAAGTCGCACCGCTACGGTCAGGCGATGGAAGACAGCCTGACCCGTCGCGGCGAGCGGTTGCAGATCCTGTTGTTGCTCAACACGCTGGCCACCTTCGCCAGTTGGCTGGCAGGACTGGGATGCGAAGCCACCGGTATCGCCCAGTGGCTATCTCCACGCAGCAGCACACGCAAACTCTACTCGACGCTGCGCGTCGGCCGCGAGGCGCTGGTCAGGTGCTGGCCGATGGAACCAGTCTCACGCTGGCTAGGGAACCTCTGA